A genomic region of Ovis aries strain OAR_USU_Benz2616 breed Rambouillet chromosome 20, ARS-UI_Ramb_v3.0, whole genome shotgun sequence contains the following coding sequences:
- the LOC105603933 gene encoding putative olfactory receptor 2B8 translates to MEQKNESSFTGFILLGFSDRLQLESVLFVVLLIFYIFTLLGNTTIIALSYLDPRLHTPMYFFLSNLSFLDMCYTTSIVPQLLVNLSRADKSISFGGCVVQMYISLALGCTECILLGVMALDRYAAVCRPLHYTAIMHPRLCALMASASWITGFANSLLQTVLVFLLPRCGRNKLAHFFCEIPPFLKLACVDTTMNVYVTFFGSVIILLTPVSLIMFSYGQIVRAVLRIKSTAGQRKAFGTCGSHLTVVSLFFGTAISVYFQPSSNNSQDQDKFMSLFYTVIIPMTNPLIYTLRNRDVKGAMKKVLWKDSDSRRWLRRTV, encoded by the coding sequence atggaacagaaaaatgaaagttctTTCACTGGATTTATCTTACTGGGCTTCTCTGACAGGCTTCAGCTTGAGTCAGTCCTCTTTGTGGTCCTTTTGATCTTCTACATCTTCACTTTGCTGGGAAACACAACCATCATTGCATTGTCCTACTTGGATCCACGTCTCCACACTCCTATGTACTTTTTCCTGTCTAACTTGAGCTTTCTGGACATGTGCTACACAACTAGCATTGTTCCACAGCTCCTAGTTAATCTCAGCAGAGCAGACAAATCCATCTCCTTTGGTGGCTGTGTAGTTCAAATGTATATCTCTCTGGCATTGGGATGTACAGAATGTATTCTCCTAGGAGTTATGGCATTGGACCGCTATGCAGCTGTTTGCAGGCCCCTTCACTACACAGCAATCATGCATCCTCGTCTGTGTGCCCTGATGGCTTCTGCTTCATGGATCACTGGTTTTGCCAACTCCTTATTGCAGACAGTGCTTGTCTTCCTTTTACCTCGTTGTGGGAGAAATAAATTAGCCCACTTCTTTTGTGAGATCCCTCCTTTTCTCAAACTTGCCTGTGTTGACACCACTATGAATGTGTATGTGACATTTTTTGGCAGTGTCATCATTCTTCTCACACCTGTTTCATTAATCATGTTCTCCTATGGTCAGATTGTCAGGGCGGTCTTAAGAATAAAGTCCACTGCAGGGCAGAGAAAAGCGTTTGGCACATGTGGATCGCACCTCACAGTGGTCTCCCTGTTCTTTGGCACAGCCATCTCTGTGTATTTTCAGCCCAGCAGCAACAACTCCCAGGATCAGGACAAGTTTATGTCTCTCTTCTACACTGTCATTATCCCCATGACCAACCCCCTCATATATACGCTGAGGAACAGGGATGTGAAGGGGGCAATGAAGAAGGTGCTTTGGAAGGATTCTGACTCCAGAAGATGGCTTAGGAGGACAGTTTAA